A region from the Methanofollis liminatans DSM 4140 genome encodes:
- a CDS encoding DUF2107 family protein codes for MESELILGLLVLIIGALAAAFPRPKTYLSRIISLEIPAWGLLLIMLAYNETLALLTFIAVTAISTFVMVRVVERRMVP; via the coding sequence ATGGAGTCTGAACTCATCCTCGGACTTCTGGTGCTGATCATCGGAGCGCTCGCCGCGGCGTTCCCGCGGCCAAAGACCTATCTCTCCCGGATCATCAGCCTGGAGATCCCGGCCTGGGGGCTTCTGCTCATCATGCTCGCCTACAACGAGACGCTCGCCCTGCTTACCTTTATTGCCGTCACCGCCATCTCCACCTTTGTCATGGTGCGGGTGGTCGAGAGGAGGATGGTCCCATGA
- a CDS encoding DUF2106 family protein, which translates to MIISRISRILAGYENLSLLYAVLVLAGLVIGIFSIPGIVYHGDNLYPKTLDPSSALDPYDRGGEPFGNTSVAAQYPENSPYLGYVTAYLTPFSQFLAETTSHLGTTIVAHPGGIIDEILYNTRGLDTVVETSILFVAFAIASFLFRRREG; encoded by the coding sequence ATGATCATCAGCAGGATCTCCCGGATCCTTGCCGGCTACGAGAACCTCTCCCTCCTCTATGCGGTGCTCGTCCTCGCCGGCCTCGTCATCGGGATCTTCTCCATCCCGGGCATCGTCTATCACGGCGACAACCTCTACCCCAAGACCCTCGACCCGTCGAGCGCCCTCGACCCCTACGACCGCGGCGGCGAACCCTTCGGGAACACGAGCGTGGCGGCGCAGTACCCGGAGAACTCGCCCTATCTCGGCTACGTGACGGCGTACCTCACGCCCTTCTCGCAGTTCCTCGCCGAGACCACGTCCCACCTGGGCACGACGATCGTCGCCCATCCCGGCGGGATCATCGACGAGATCCTCTACAACACGCGGGGGCTCGATACCGTCGTCGAGACGAGCATCCTCTTTGTAGCATTTGCGATCGCCTCGTTCCTCTTCAGGAGGCGTGAAGGATGA
- a CDS encoding EhaG family protein — translation MSPYGTVLAVVLVAMAIAFVALVRERDDLHRLLLTDLAEIVALAIIALVATDLAEALILPGLVVGISELMALSEVYLVKEGLRSVPERLMHIEVMDSAPAILAGVLVVYGIVLSGFSGGAVAGCGLLFWFFCKGHDEAFEIIETASGYAWALWIVAFFVFMIAPAYWLFAVMLAGGAILLKVMAKMALVGTMRGGRDV, via the coding sequence ATGAGCCCGTACGGGACGGTCCTCGCCGTCGTCCTGGTCGCCATGGCGATCGCCTTCGTGGCCCTGGTGCGCGAACGCGACGACCTTCACCGCCTTCTCCTCACCGATCTCGCCGAGATCGTCGCCCTGGCGATCATCGCCCTCGTCGCCACCGACCTTGCCGAGGCGCTCATCCTTCCCGGCCTGGTCGTCGGGATCTCCGAACTGATGGCGCTTTCAGAGGTCTACCTGGTGAAAGAAGGACTCAGGTCGGTGCCCGAACGCCTGATGCATATCGAGGTCATGGACAGCGCCCCGGCGATCCTGGCGGGCGTCCTCGTCGTCTACGGCATCGTGCTCTCGGGCTTCTCCGGGGGCGCCGTGGCAGGGTGCGGCCTCCTCTTCTGGTTCTTCTGCAAGGGCCACGACGAGGCCTTCGAGATCATCGAGACCGCCTCGGGCTATGCCTGGGCGCTCTGGATCGTCGCCTTCTTCGTCTTCATGATCGCTCCTGCCTACTGGCTCTTTGCGGTGATGCTCGCCGGCGGGGCGATCCTCCTGAAGGTGATGGCGAAGATGGCCCTGGTCGGGACCATGCGAGGTGGTCGCGATGTTTGA
- a CDS encoding membrane protein, giving the protein MFDLPIEGAQVMALAFGDIVNYFSVYTGTLFVFALLFTVLAIVSLPERPMDIVFGGDAYYTKEIPLDLLRFQRFMAIACGLATLGAVVSGDIFNFTLFGSMIGITNIGIVAAVKNRHVLEAAYQYGIVAMVATVPLFGGAAIVLASAGTLSIWALAGVAAVPLIAKIFLVLGVMGEGMAPFYIGKAEITRAPGAPYVLMIHVSSLLLFLRVVEIVLTV; this is encoded by the coding sequence ATGTTTGATCTCCCGATCGAAGGGGCGCAGGTGATGGCCCTTGCATTCGGCGACATCGTAAATTACTTCAGTGTCTATACAGGCACGCTCTTTGTCTTTGCCCTGCTCTTCACAGTGCTCGCGATCGTCAGCCTCCCTGAACGGCCGATGGACATCGTCTTTGGCGGCGACGCCTATTACACCAAGGAGATCCCGCTCGACCTCCTCCGGTTCCAGCGGTTCATGGCGATCGCCTGCGGGCTCGCCACCCTCGGGGCGGTGGTCTCCGGCGACATCTTCAACTTCACCCTCTTTGGCTCGATGATCGGGATCACGAACATCGGGATCGTCGCCGCGGTGAAGAACAGGCACGTCCTGGAGGCCGCCTACCAGTACGGGATCGTGGCGATGGTCGCCACCGTCCCGCTCTTCGGCGGTGCGGCGATCGTCCTCGCATCGGCCGGCACCCTCTCCATCTGGGCGCTCGCCGGTGTAGCGGCGGTCCCCCTCATCGCCAAGATCTTCCTGGTCCTCGGGGTGATGGGCGAGGGAATGGCGCCGTTCTATATCGGAAAAGCCGAGATCACCCGTGCGCCGGGCGCGCCCTACGTGCTGATGATCCATGTGAGTTCTCTCCTCCTCTTCCTCCGTGTGGTGGAGATCGTCCTGACGGTGTGA
- a CDS encoding respiratory chain complex I subunit 1 family protein, which translates to MIEYLIVAVFAGLLLHGIHRKAIARIQGRPGPPVWQEILHVLKFSFKETWIPWTASRTLFVAVVFIAIGIWSTALVVLLTGQSLLLLFGVYMLHKIVEHGLGLSSGSPYGKFGAIRSVMSAASEIPLFATIAAVYLVTNSLMISDILAWQVANGPLLLAVPPAAAALYIVVLAKMHYSPFAVIESKEIVSGNMTEHFGVWRAGLDVAFGLKTFVLLYAFILLFIGPISLLATAVVMLLLLLSLSFICAVTPMLSPFDTVTIQIGAAGLIVAYVLLMGVFL; encoded by the coding sequence ATGATCGAATATCTCATCGTTGCAGTTTTTGCCGGCCTTCTCCTCCACGGTATCCACCGGAAGGCGATCGCACGGATACAGGGCCGGCCCGGCCCGCCCGTCTGGCAGGAGATCCTCCATGTCCTGAAGTTCTCCTTCAAGGAGACCTGGATCCCGTGGACGGCGAGCCGGACCCTCTTCGTCGCCGTCGTGTTCATCGCCATCGGGATCTGGAGCACCGCCCTTGTGGTGCTCCTCACCGGGCAGAGCCTGCTCCTTCTCTTCGGCGTCTATATGCTCCACAAGATCGTGGAGCACGGTCTCGGCCTCTCCTCGGGCTCGCCGTACGGGAAGTTCGGCGCCATCAGGTCGGTGATGTCGGCGGCCTCCGAGATCCCGCTCTTCGCCACGATCGCCGCCGTCTATCTGGTCACCAACTCCCTGATGATCTCCGACATCCTCGCATGGCAGGTGGCGAACGGGCCCCTTCTGCTCGCCGTCCCGCCGGCGGCGGCAGCGCTCTACATCGTGGTCCTTGCAAAGATGCACTACAGCCCCTTCGCCGTCATCGAGAGCAAGGAGATCGTGAGCGGGAACATGACCGAGCACTTCGGCGTCTGGCGGGCCGGTCTCGACGTCGCCTTCGGGCTCAAGACCTTCGTCCTCCTCTACGCCTTCATCCTGCTCTTCATCGGGCCGATCTCCCTCCTTGCGACGGCGGTGGTGATGCTCCTCCTCCTCCTCTCCCTCTCCTTTATCTGCGCCGTCACGCCGATGCTCTCCCCCTTCGACACCGTCACCATCCAGATCGGGGCGGCCGGCCTGATCGTCGCCTATGTCCTCCTGATGGGGGTGTTCCTGTGA